A section of the Oryza sativa Japonica Group chromosome 1, ASM3414082v1 genome encodes:
- the LOC4326408 gene encoding outer envelope pore protein 16, chloroplastic isoform X2: protein MAHSGFSGSLTSPRFDLAVDMGHPFLNRTVDGFLKIGAVGACKVAAEETFECLHRGDVSKHKVESAVLLRVYMWAWSMESKESVVTGTRRTRWLEAP from the exons ATGGCTCACAGCGGCTTCTCCGGCAGCCTGACGTCGCCGAGGTTCGACCTCGCCGTCGACATGGGCCATCCCTTCCTCAACCGCACCGTCGACGGCTTCCTCAAGATTGGCGCT GTTGGGGCTTGCAAGGTCGCTGCCGAAGAGACCTTCGAGTGCCTTCACAGAG GGGACGTCTCAAAGCACAAAGTTGAGAGTGCA GTACTATTGCGGGTGTATATGTGGGCATGGAGTATGGAATCGAAAGAATCCGTGGTCACAGGGACTAG
- the LOC4326403 gene encoding uncharacterized protein, with the protein MMLLAKELGLSPPAAVTPRRRPPPARVPASPSGGSPVAVGDLWLRTKGAGGGGDGFGSHSHESEMDLAMLVTDFLENGGTGGADSRASSDSDSALSDHLADNISIYKQGGDEKENELLSMVHSLLFSIHESDLLAFKRGQCSASCIRHLLVKLLRYSGYDAAVCVSKWQGFDKIPGGDHEYIDVIMNSDTEYRLIIDIDFRSHFEIARAVDSYDSLLNSLPVVYVGTLPRLKQFLHVMVDAAKWSLKQNSMPLPPWRSLPYLQAKWHSKYERIDLHIEQDFHSTASDHALCIGHLKRLKSSLQSELDTERLLMMPIKTDMKRRAKFERRRRRSLLSF; encoded by the exons ATGATGCTGCTCGCCAAGGAGTTGGgcctgtcgccgccggcagcggtcACTCCTCGCCGGAGGCCGCCGCCTGCCAGGGTCCCCGCCTCTCCCTCCGGTGGCTCGCCCGTGGCCGTCGGAGACCTCTGGCTCCGGACCAaaggagccggaggaggaggagacgggttCGGGAGCCACAGCCACGAGAGCGAGATGGATTTGGCCATGCTCGTCACCGACTTCCTTGAGAACGGCGGCACCGGAGGCGCCGATTCCCGCGCCAGCAGCGACTCCGACTCCGCCCTCTCCGACCACCTCGCCGATAACATTTCT ATCTACAAGCAAGGCGGCGATGAGAAAGAAAACGAGCTACTCTCCATGGTCCACTCGCTGTTATTCTCGATCCATGAGTCAGACCTTCTGGCTTTCAAAAGAGGTCAATGCAGTGCCAGCTGCATCCGTCATTTACTTGTGAAGCTCTTGAGATATTCGGGATATGATGCAGCTGTTTGCGTATCAAAATGGCAGGGATTCGACAAGATACCTGGAG GTGATCATGAGTATATCGATGTCATCATGAATAGTGATACTGAATATCGTCTGATCATTGATATCGACTTCAGGAGCCACTTTGAAATAGCCAGGGCTGTTGATTCTTATGACAGTCTGCTCAATTCACTTCCGGTGGTCTATGTTGGCACTCTTCCCAGACTGAAACAGTTCTTGCATGTTATGGTAGATGCTGCAAAATGGTCGCTTAAGCAGAACTCTATGCCTCTGCCTCCTTGGAGATCCTTGCCTTATCTCCAAGCAAAATGGCATTCCAAGTATGAGAGGATAGACCTGCACATTGAGCAAGACTTCCACAGCACAGCTTCAGATCACGCACTATGCATTGGGCACCTCAAAAGGCTGAAATCCTCCCTGCAGTCAGAACTGGATACCGAAAGGTTGCTTATGATGCCAATCAAGACTGATATGAAGCGGAGGGCAAAGTttgagaggcggcggcgccgttccTTGCTCAGCTTCTGA
- the LOC4326408 gene encoding outer envelope pore protein 16, chloroplastic isoform X1, translating to MAHSGFSGSLTSPRFDLAVDMGHPFLNRTVDGFLKIGAVGACKVAAEETFECLHRGDVSKHKVESALKKICKEGAYWGTIAGVYVGMEYGIERIRGHRD from the exons ATGGCTCACAGCGGCTTCTCCGGCAGCCTGACGTCGCCGAGGTTCGACCTCGCCGTCGACATGGGCCATCCCTTCCTCAACCGCACCGTCGACGGCTTCCTCAAGATTGGCGCT GTTGGGGCTTGCAAGGTCGCTGCCGAAGAGACCTTCGAGTGCCTTCACAGAG GGGACGTCTCAAAGCACAAAGTTGAGAGTGCA CTCAAGAAAATTTGCAAGGAAGGCGCATATTGGG GTACTATTGCGGGTGTATATGTGGGCATGGAGTATGGAATCGAAAGAATCCGTGGTCACAGGGACTAG
- the LOC4326408 gene encoding outer envelope pore protein 16, chloroplastic isoform X3, whose translation MAHSGFSGSLTSPRFDLAVDMGHPFLNRTVDGFLKIGAVGACKVAAEETFECLHRGDVSKHKVESAVLLRVYMWAWSMESKESVVTGTSVHDRSGC comes from the exons ATGGCTCACAGCGGCTTCTCCGGCAGCCTGACGTCGCCGAGGTTCGACCTCGCCGTCGACATGGGCCATCCCTTCCTCAACCGCACCGTCGACGGCTTCCTCAAGATTGGCGCT GTTGGGGCTTGCAAGGTCGCTGCCGAAGAGACCTTCGAGTGCCTTCACAGAG GGGACGTCTCAAAGCACAAAGTTGAGAGTGCA GTACTATTGCGGGTGTATATGTGGGCATGGAGTATGGAATCGAAAGAATCCGTGGTCACAGGGACTAG
- the LOC4326407 gene encoding protein TRIGALACTOSYLDIACYLGLYCEROL 2, chloroplastic, which translates to MATTKSFLPPPFIALSSNPRPTTLAPTPNPRPRRRNSLAICSASASGDPSPTPEAEGGGNPLLALWRRTLHPLGDYGFGKRSVWEGGVGLFMVSGAALLALALAWLRGFQLRARFRKYQAVFEFTQACGICVGTPVRIRGVTVGNVVRVDSSLKSIDAYVEVEDDKIIVPRNSVVEVNQSGLLMETLIDITPKDPLPTPSVGPLDPDCSKEGLILCDKERMKGQQGVSLDALVGIFTRLGRDMEEIGVHKSYKLAEKVASIMEEAQPLLSRIEALAEEIQPLLSEVRDSDLVKDVEIIAKGLADASGDLRRLKSSMLTPENTDLIKQSIFTLIFTLKNIESISSDISGFTGDDATRRNIKLLIKSLSRLL; encoded by the exons atggccaccaccaaATCCTTTCTCCCTCCCCCATTCATCGCCCTCTCTTCGAACCCTCGTCCCACCACCCTCGCTCCCACTCCCAATCCCAGGCCCCGCCGCCGCAATTCCCTCGCTAtctgctccgcctccgcctcgggcGACCCTTCTCCCACACCCGAGGCCGAGGGCGGCGGCAACCCGCTCCTCGCGCTATGGCGCCGCACGCTCCACCCCCTGGGTGACTACGGCTTCGGCAAGCGCAGCGTCTGGGAGGGCGGCGTCGGCCTCTTCATGGTCTCCGGGGCCGCGctgctcgccctcgccctcgcctggCTCCGGGGATTCCAGCTCCGCGCCCGCTTCCGCAAGTACCAAGCCGTCTTCGAGTTCACCCAGGCCTGCGGGATTTGCGTCGGCACCCCCGTCCGCATCCGCGGTGTCACCGTCGGCAACGTCGTCCGCGTCGACTCTTCCCTCAAGAGCATCGATGCTTATGTTGAG GTTGAAGATGATAAAATTATTGTGCCCCGCAATTCAGTGGTTGAGGTGAATCAGTCTGGTCTTCTAATGGAGACACTGATTGATATAACACCAAAAGATCCACTCCCTACACCTTCAGTTGGTCCTCTTGACCCAGACTGTTCCAAAGAAGGTTTAATTCTCTGTGACAAAGAGAGGATGAAAGGACAACAAGGAGTAAGCTTAGACGCACTGGTTGGAATATTTACTCGTCTAGGAAGAGATATGGAGGAAATTGGTGTTCACAAAAGCTACAAGTTGGCTGAAAAAGTAGCATCAATAATGGAAGAAGCGCAGCCTCTTCTTTCACGG ATTGAAGCATTAGCTGAAGAAATTCAACCTCTGCTTTCTGAGGTTCGTGATAGTGATCTGGTGAAGGATGTCGAGATTATAGCTAAAGGTCTGGCTGATGCATCCGGTGATTTAAG AAGGCTGAAGTCTTCCATGCTTACCCCTGAGAACACCGATCTTATTAAGCAGTCTATTTTCACCCTTATCTTTACTCTGAAGAATATTGAG AGTATCAGCTCAGACATCTCTGGTTTCACCGGTGACGACGCGACAAGGCGGAACATCAAGCTGCTTATCAAGTCACTTAGCAGACTGTTGTGA